CCGCCGAGCCGGCGGAATGCGCGATCCTGGCCGGTCGGGGGTGGGGACCGCACAAGATCGAGGGGATCGGGGACGGCTTCATCCCTGACGTCCTCGATCTGCAATGGGTCGACGGGGTCGTGACCGTCTCCTCCGATGAGGCGATCGCCATGGCACGGCGTTTGGCGCGGGAAGAGGGGATTTTCTGCGGCATCTCCTCGGGGTGCAACGTCGTGGCGTGCCTCAAGGTCGCGCGCGCCTATCCCGAGCTTCGGACGATCGTGACGATGATCAACGACAACGGGCTGCGCTACCTCTCGACCGAGCTCGTCGGCAATCGGGGGGCGGTGGAGACCCCCTCGCGGGCCCACCCCCCCCGCCCGGAGGATCTGCGGCGGCTTTCCGCGCGGCGGCTGGTCGTCATCGACTGATCGGTCCCGGGGGGTCGCAAGGGAACTTTTCGGCCCGCCGAGAACGTAAGAGGGCCAGGGCCCGGGTCCGGAGAGCGTCGGTGGCGCGTGTGCCCGCCGGGGATCCCCGGGTGGCTTATGCTGGCCTTGGAGATCGAGCGGGCCCCCGGAATTGCAGGGTGTCGGCGGCGCCCGGACTGAAACTCGTAAACGGTCGGGCTGAAGGGGGTGAGCAGGGCGAAGTTTATCCCGAAGCCCGTGAGCGTGCGATGTTCCTGGACCAAGACAAGGACCACAACCGAATCGTGAGAGGGAGGGACGAACGCCTATGGTGCGCTTGAGCAAGTCGATCATGCTGGTTTTGTGTGCCGTTCTCGCGACCGGTGCGCTCTTCGTCACAGCCGTGCCGGCGGCTCAGATGGGCCCGGTGACCGACCCGATTGGGGTCGTGAAGGTCGGGCCGGGCGAGCCGATTACGATCGCCTACTGGCTGGTGACCTCGGGGTCCGACGGCTCGCTGGGCACCGACAGTAAGCGGGGCATCGAGATCGCCATCGATGACATGCACGGGAAGTTCATGGGACACGACATCAAGCTGATCGGCGAGGACAGCGGCTGCAACGCCGAGGGCGGGCAGACCGCGGCGACGAAGGTCGCCGCGAACGCGTCCGTGGTGGTGGCGATCGGCGGGAGCTGCTCGAGCGAGACCGTGCCCGGCGCGCCGATCCTGTGGAAGGCCGGCATCGCCTCGGTGTCGCCCTCTGCCACGGCGCCGAAGCTCACCGATCCGGCCCGCGGTCCGGATTTCGACGGGTTCCTGCGGGTCGTGCACAACGACAAGGTCCAGGGCGAACGCGCGGCGACGTTCGTGCGCACGGTGCTGAAGCTCAATCGGGTGGCAACGATCCACGACGGAAGCCCGTACGCGGAGGGGCTGACGAGCGTCTTCGCCGACAACTTCAAGAAGATGGGCGGGACGATCACCACACAGGAGGCGGTCGCGCCCACCGACACGGACATGCGGCCGGTGCTCACCCGGATCGCCTCGACCAAGCCAGACATGCTGTACTACCCGATCTTCATCGCCGCCGGCGGGTTTATCACGCGTCAGTCGCGCGAGATCGAGGGGCTGAAGACCGTGACGCTGATGGGCGCGGACGGGCTGGATTCGCCGGACTTCGCCAAGGCGGCGGGGGACGCGGCCAAGGGCATGTACTTGAGCAGCCCGGACCTGACCCCCGCGGCGCTGGGGCCGCGGTACGGGACGGAGTTTCTCCCGAAGTACGAGAAGAAGTACGGGCAGAAGCCGATCTCCGGCTTCCACGCGCATGCCTACGACGCGACGATGGTCGCGTTTGCCGCGATCCAGAAGGTCGCGAAGGTCGACGGCGGGTCGCTGTACATCGGGCGGAAGGCGCTGCGCGACGCGCTGTTCGCGACCAAGGGGTTTAAGGGTATTACCGGGACGTTGACCTGCAACCAGTACGGAGACTGCGGAGATCCGCACATCGCCGTCTATCAGGTCGTCTCCGCGAATCCCGCGACGTGGAGCTTGGGGACCGATCCCAAGAAGGTCTGGCCGACCAAGTAGCGTGCCGGGCACCTGACGACACCAGCGTAGAAGCGTAGATGACGGGGATGAGCCGGGGGCGCGTGACGTCTTCGGCTCGTCCCCGTGTTATTCCCGTGGGGCGCGGAGGGCCGGGATGCGGGTGAGGCGCCGACGGATCACGTACGTGGACGTTTTCCTGTGGGGGTTCCGCATCGCGGTGGTGTTCATCGTGGTGGTCGGGTCGATCGCCACCTTGAAAGAGGGACGCTACACGGGGCGGCAGTGGGGGGATTTCGTGGAGTTCGGGTTGGCGCAGGGTGGGATCTACGCGCTGATCGCCCTCGGATACACGATGGTATACGGGGTCCTGAACATGATCAACTTCGCCCACGGCGAGGTGTTCATGTCCGGGGCGTACATCGCCTACTACGTGGCGGTTCCGCTGGGCGCCTCCGGATTCATCAATCGCTACGTGCTGATCTCGCTGCTCCTCCTCACGGCGGTGGCGATCGCGGTGTCGACGAGCGTCGCCCTGCTGGTGGAGCGAATCGCCTACCGGCCGCTGCGGCGGGCGCCGCGGATGATCCCGCTGATCACCGCGATCGGCGCGTCGTTTTTCCTCCAGTACACCTTCCGCAGCTTGTTCGGCGCCGGCGTCCAAGCGTACCCGGACATTGGCGCGCTGACCGGCGAGTGGCAGATCGGGCCGGTGCACATTCTCCGGACGCAGGCCATCGTGCTGGTGGCCGCGGTCGTGGCGATGCTGGTGCTGTACGTGGTCGTGATGCGGACGAAGTTCGGGAAGGCGATGCGGGCGGTGTCGGAGGATCGGGACGCGGCCGCGTTGATGGGGATCGACGTCGACCGGGTCATCGTGTTCACCTTTGCCCTCGGCGGGGCGATGGCGGGGGTGGGGGGGATCCTCTACGCCTTGGTGTTCAAGCAGGTCTACTTCTTCTCGGGGTTCGTCCCCGGGATCAAGGCCTTCACGGCCGCGGTGTTGGGCGGGATCGGCAACATCCCCGGGGCGATGCTCGGCGGGTTCTTCCTGGGAGTGGTGGAGTCGCTGGGGCCGGCGCTGTTTCTGGACGGGCTGGGCGTCCGGGCGCCCTATCAACTGCGGGACGTCATCGCATTCACGATGCTGCTGATCATGCTGATCTTCCGGCCGTCGGGGTTCCTCGGGGAGCGCCTTGCGACCAAGCGGGCCTAGCGCCGTCGTCCGGATCGGCCTGATCTTCGGGGTGATCGCGGTCTACCTGTGTTTGACCGGCATCGTCGAGACGTTCAAG
This genomic stretch from bacterium harbors:
- a CDS encoding branched-chain amino acid ABC transporter substrate-binding protein, with protein sequence MVRLSKSIMLVLCAVLATGALFVTAVPAAQMGPVTDPIGVVKVGPGEPITIAYWLVTSGSDGSLGTDSKRGIEIAIDDMHGKFMGHDIKLIGEDSGCNAEGGQTAATKVAANASVVVAIGGSCSSETVPGAPILWKAGIASVSPSATAPKLTDPARGPDFDGFLRVVHNDKVQGERAATFVRTVLKLNRVATIHDGSPYAEGLTSVFADNFKKMGGTITTQEAVAPTDTDMRPVLTRIASTKPDMLYYPIFIAAGGFITRQSREIEGLKTVTLMGADGLDSPDFAKAAGDAAKGMYLSSPDLTPAALGPRYGTEFLPKYEKKYGQKPISGFHAHAYDATMVAFAAIQKVAKVDGGSLYIGRKALRDALFATKGFKGITGTLTCNQYGDCGDPHIAVYQVVSANPATWSLGTDPKKVWPTK
- a CDS encoding branched-chain amino acid ABC transporter permease, with protein sequence MRVRRRRITYVDVFLWGFRIAVVFIVVVGSIATLKEGRYTGRQWGDFVEFGLAQGGIYALIALGYTMVYGVLNMINFAHGEVFMSGAYIAYYVAVPLGASGFINRYVLISLLLLTAVAIAVSTSVALLVERIAYRPLRRAPRMIPLITAIGASFFLQYTFRSLFGAGVQAYPDIGALTGEWQIGPVHILRTQAIVLVAAVVAMLVLYVVVMRTKFGKAMRAVSEDRDAAALMGIDVDRVIVFTFALGGAMAGVGGILYALVFKQVYFFSGFVPGIKAFTAAVLGGIGNIPGAMLGGFFLGVVESLGPALFLDGLGVRAPYQLRDVIAFTMLLIMLIFRPSGFLGERLATKRA